The Nerophis lumbriciformis linkage group LG03, RoL_Nlum_v2.1, whole genome shotgun sequence genome includes the window TTCAGTcccgtcgggtcgcttttcagctctgaCGCTTTCACTGCTCGCTCCTCGGTTCGCTTTTCAGCCTTCCGCGTCGTCTGCGTCTGCCTCTCGCTCTCTTCTGCGCTGTTCGCTCTCCAACTCCttctttctcctcctcctctgctGCCACCCTTTTACACATCGACAGAGGATTATAGAATTGCGCCCAGctgcgcgatccacgcacctgccgTCCATTCCGACGCTGATCCTCGacgccgccatctcggagtcggtcCCGGCGTGCCACGCCTCcccacatatatgttatatttttagaaaatggatggatggatggatatttgatcGCCTGGGTGTGTCTGTCTGTTAGTTAGTTGCCCAAACTGGGATAAAGAACAACtgattagattttgggggtgatcaTTGTCACCATGTTGTTGTGAGCAGTGTTGTCAAGTTCGCTTATTATAGGCTGTccggttcaaacaccgaactatctattaaacaagacaagaagcaaggaatcaaacagagacaggattcaattttgctcatgcggAGAGCGCGTGGACCTGCACCCTCGTACAATGTCgccccacgctctgaggaaagAGTTCCACGCCTCCCCATTTATTAgggcattccctgattacatatattgcagctgcttctaaggggaggggtcttattacacagcagctgcactgggtcataaacagttcaaacaaaaggtgcttggagcggtgtcaggtttgccccccccccccgctctgCTTATAGATTTAGGGTCCTGATAAGgtccttcctgtggctgtccaagatctgagaaaccgacacctctgcggcgcattccatcgcacacagtggaggtttacaagctgtccgccttttgcttgataagatcaaagacagctttgtaaGCACCAGTGGATTGTAACCCGGGCAAACGGTCTTCACGCAGGGTAACCTGAACTCATAGAAAACaatttgtgtgataacttatttacaattattctgacataagcaacttcatttttttttttctgaagtcGAGTTGCAGATTGCATTTCTTTGGGCTCGTTTTTGAACGTgtggttgcttatttgggcttgctttttTGTCCCCACTATAAAGCCAACCAAAGATGTGGCTCTccaagtgcactgcaaaaagtcagtgttcaaaaagaagaaaaaaaaatacaaaaattaggggtattttatttgaactaccgtatttttcggagtataagtcgcaccggagtataagtcgcacctgccaaaaatgcataataaagaaggaaaaaaacatataaaagtcgcactggagcccggccaaactatgaaaaaaaactgcgacttatggtccgaaaaatacggtaatcaaaattatctgccaatagaacaagaaaattcggcttgtcaagactttccaaaacaagtcagattagctaacctcaatgaacccaaaataccttaaaataaatatattctcactaataacaagtgcacttttcttggtagaaaaaaatatacctttttgctcaatatgttgtaaaatattcttaaatgaagtaaatgctagtgccattatcttgacataatgatatacactcggcatcatgattttttttttttcatgattgaaataagaaatgattactttaaaaaagtagttttatacttgtgagtgttgatgacacagctttgcaacagttgatattctagtttcaagcatgttttactcaatataggtcatcaaatctcagcaacaagctgtaatatcttactgagataatttaggaccaaaacacttaaaacaagtaaaacactctaacataaatctgcttagtgagaagaatgaacttatcagacagaaaataagcaaatatcacccttatttgagatatttaatcttacttagatttcagtttttgcagcgtGCTTTTCTAGTTGTATTATATATTCTTGTATCACATCAGGCTGCACTTTTCTCCTTGTTTCAATGTCATTAATTGAATTGACCAATTTAAAAGCTTAAACATACGCAATCATAAACAATTACTGGAAGTTGGAGGCACATTTCTAGATTTTAACTTCTGAAAGCACCAAAATTCCTTGTCtgacattttgttgttgttgtctttttttttttttttttagttctttaGCGTGGGTCACCCCACAAATGCTTGGTGTGCCCTTTCCTGATATACAGAGTCCAATTACCGGGGATCCCTTTCTTCCTGCTATAACAGGTAAAAGACAACCCTTTCATTTGTATaatgtttgtacaaaccccgtttccatatgagttgggaaattgtgttagatgtaaatataaacggaatacaatgatttgcaaatcattttcaacccatattcaattgaatgcactacaaagacaagatatttgatgttcaaactcataaatatatattttttttgcaaataatcattaactttagaatttgatgccagcaacacgtgacaaagaagttgggaaaggtggcaataaatactgataaagttgaggaatgctcatcaaacacttatttggaacatcccacaggtgaacaggcaaattgggaacaggtgggtgccatgattgggtataaaagtagattccatgaaatgctcagtcattcacaaacaaggatggggcgagggtcaccactttgtcaaaaatgcgtgagcaaattgttgaacaatttaagaaaaacctttctcaaccagctattgcaaggaatttagggatttcaccatctacggtccgtaatatcatcaaagggttcagagaatctggagaaatcactccacgtaagcggttaagcccgtgaccttcgatccctcaggctgtactgcatcaacaggcgacattagtgtgtaaaggatatcaccacatggtctcaggaacacttcagaaacccaccgtcgctacatctgtaagtgcaagttaaaactctcctatgcaaggcgaaaaccgtttatcaacaacacccagaaacaccgtcggcttcgctaggcctgagctcatctaagatggactgatacaaagtggaaaagtgttctgtggtctgacgagtccacatttcaaattgtttttggaaactgtggatgtcgtgtcctccggaccaaagaggaaaagaaccatccggattgttataggcgcaaagttgaaaagccagcatctgtgatggtatgggggtgtattagtgcccaagacatgggtaacttacacatctgtgaaggcgccattaatgctgaaaggtacatacaggttttggagcagcatatgttgccatccaagcaacgttaccatggacgcccctgcttatttcagcaagacaatgccaagccacgtgttacatcaacgtggcttcatagtaaaagagtgcgggtactagactggcctgcctgaagtccagacctgtctcccattgaaaatgtgtggcgtattatgaagcctaaaatagcacaacggagacccccggactgttgaacaacttaagctgtacatcaagcaagaatgggaaagaattccacctgagaagcttaaaaaatgtgtctcctcagttcccaaacgtttactgagtgttgttaaaaggaaaggccatgtaacacagtggtgaacatgccctttcccaactactttggcacgtgttgcagccatgaaattctaagttaattatttgcaaaaaaaaaataaagtttgagtttgaacatcaaatttgtagtgcattcaattgaatatgggttgaaaaggatttgtaaatcattgtattccgtttatatttgcatctaacacaatttcccaactcatatggaaacggggtttgtaagattgTATGCCGTAATTTTTGAAGTCacgcttttctccccgccttgaCAGCCATTATTGAGATGGACGCCAAGCGGGCGCCTCAGGACAAACTGGTGTGCGTGTCCAAGTGCAGCCAGCAGGTCTTCGAGGCGCTCGCCGCCTCCAACAGCGAGCCGGCCAACGCTGACGACTTCCTGTCTGCGCTGGTGTACGTGGTGCTCAAGGCCAACCCGCCTCGCCTGCACTCCAACATGCAATACGTCATCCGCTTTGGCCTCCCGCACAGTCTTATGGCAGGAGAGAGCGGCTACTATTTCACCAACCTGGTCAGTTGACTCGCAGAGAAAAATGACTGTTCTTTTTTTCCGTGTGCTATTTCTGTATATTAGACACCAACACAGCAGCAAAAAATCTTTGGCTTTCTGATGTGGAATGAGAGACTTAATTAACGGAGTTAGCATGCCAGCTGTGTATAAAGATATTTACACAAGTGTGACGTTTAACACCCAACACTCTCTTCTCCTGCTCTGTTGTTTTGAAAGCAATTGTTGCTTTCCCTCAGTCAGATAAGATGCATGACTACAcgggaccagtgttgggactaacgcgttacaaagtaacgcgttactgtaacgccgttagtttcggcggtaactagtaatctaacgcgttatttttttatattcaataactcagttaccgttactacatgatgcgttactgcgttattttacgttattttttatgtagtatcggctagaaactgaggatctgagtgtgttttattccagcgaagcagagacgtgcttctgattcttcctctgcgctctctgtgtgtgcgtgtgactgtgtgtctgagtgtggtaaGGGGAGGGgacgggaggggaggggggtgcgcaatacaaccgttggccaacaaaaaagtaaccacagaacactatacgcctatacggtatagtgttctgtggttactttttggttggccaagcggacgtgacgacaggctgtcctcactcagatccgcacagaccgggagggggcgtgccttaagtccggctggaaatcggcagaaatttggagaatggttgtcccagggagaggcagtgaaattcgggagggttggcaagtatgagatattctcacttcttttcttttgtcgagcacaaagaaaagaacattttagttaaatgtaagttgtgtcttggatcaaagatcccgtctactgcccaaaacaacaattcaaatctgcctggttaggctctgtgtatgtcacgtgtgccttccttaggtgaagccagctttacagctatgttgttgattgattgattgattgattgaaacttttattagtagattgcacagtacagtacatattccgtacaattgaccactaaatggtaacacccaaataagttttttaacttgtttaagtcggggtccagatacagatatatactatcaaatatatactaacatcataatacagtcatcacacaagataatcatcagggtatatacattgaattatttacattatttacaatccggggtgtgggatatggaggggggggggggggggtaggtttggttggtatcaacacttcagtcatcaacaattgcatcatcagagaaatggacattgaaacagtgtaggactgacttggtaggatatgtatagcaagtagtggacacagagagagagatcagaaagtataagaaaaagtgtctacatttgattatttacaatccgaagaggtattatgtggaagggagggtgttagtttagggttgtagttgcctggaggtgttcttttagtgcggttttgaaggaggatagagatgccctttcttttacacctgttgggagtgcattccatattgaagtggcatagaaagagaatgagttaagacctttgttagttcggaatctgggtttaacgtggttagtgttagtgttagtgttagtgttattatgctgtttgttacttatgtatgttatgttgcagctatttaaaatagttttgtcaatttgttctggcctgaaataaattggccctatgaaacatatctttgtctttgtgtgttgtatgtagagcacattgcttagcagagttcagtgatgcaaatgtatgtcaagttgatcaacacattgtattattctccagtgcaataacagtactaaaatgaaggctaaaagagcattaatgggagctttaaaaaaaaaaaagtagaagaagtaactaaatagttacttttcacagtaacgcattactttttggtgtaagtaactgagttagtaactgagttacttttgaaataaagtaactagtaactgtaactagttactgtttttcagtaactaacccaacactgcacggGACGTACAAAATGACagctacaattagagatgtcagatgatatcggaccgccgatattatcggccgataaatgctttaaaatgtaatatcggtttcaaaaagtaaaatgtatgactttttaaaacggtacacagacatagggagaagtacagagcagttgcgtctcccagtcatacttgccaaccctcccggttttcccgggagactcgcgaatttcagtgcccctcccgaaaatctcccagggcaacaattctcccgaatttctcccgatttccacccagacaacaatattgggggcatgccttaaaggtaaTGTTGtgtcgaacgaacgaatcttttgagtgaacgtactgaaccgaatcacttcatgaactgattcgttcctttctcagttcagttgagcgccgcagcgaccatgccggtatgagtggagctggcgcattctgtgactcactgaaccctcgacgtcggcgaacaacgcagccagctactcatcatgggggcgggggggagggactgagcgaacgactcgttcaccgcggattaacgacatgaatcactcagtgaacgacagaatcaggactcgcgaacctactgacacagagaactgactgtgtcgcggaggaggacgtcacattgaggcaaattttttgaacgactcaatttaaggaactgattctagtgattcagtacagtcaaaagaactgccgatcccatcactacttaaaggcactgcctatgcgtgccggcccaatcacataacatctacggctttttacacacacaagtgaatgcaaagcatacttggtcaacagccatacaggtcacactgagggtggccgtataaacaactttaacactgttacaaatatgccccacactgtgaacccacaccaaacaagaatgacaaacacatttcgggagaacatccgcaccgtaacacaacataaacacaacagaacaaatacccagaaccccttgcagcactaactcttccgggacgctacaatatacaccccccgatgtccgataatggcttttttgccgatattccgctattgtccaactcttaattaccgattccgatatcaaccgataccgatatacacagtcgtggaattaacacattattatgcctaattttgttgtgatgccccgctggatgcattaaacaatgtaaccaggttttccaaaataaatcaactaaagttatggaaaaaaatgccaacatggcactgccatatttattattgaagtcacaaagtgcattattgttttttaacatgcctcaaaacagcagcttggaatttgggacatgctctccctgagagagtatggGGAGGTTGAAGTGGCCGGGgttagggggtggggggtgggagtagctggagtgtatattgtagcgtcccggaagagttagtgctgcaaggggttctgggtatttgttctgttgtgtttatgttgtgttacggtgcggatgttctcccgaaatgtgtttgtcattcttgtttggtgtgggttcacagtgtggcgcatatttgtaacagtgttaaagttgtttatacggccaccctcagcgtgacctgtatggctgttgaccatacAGCCATAcactcacttgtgtgtgtgaaaagccgtagatattatgtgactgggctggcacgcaaaggcagtgtctttaaggtttattggcgctctgtacttctccctacagcattttaaaaagtcatacattttacttttttaaaaccgataccgataattttgaaaccgataccgattatttcaaatattacattttaaagcatttatcggccgataatatcgacagtccgatattatcggacatccctagttgtaattCTAGAGTATTCATTAGTAACCAGAGAGAAAGTATATTTTTGAAGTGACGGATGTAAATTGAGGTCACAACACGGAAACTGTATTacctgagggggcgtggctacaggatagagttgccaaatgggaatcTTTTTCTGCATTGCATCTAATTGTGCAACTGGTCTGTTTCAGTCTTGCGCGGTGGCCTTCATCGACAAACTGGACGGACCGGCACTCAACCTCAGCCCGACCGAGTTCGAAGGCTACATGAGGCATCGACGGGGCCCGGCCGCCGCAGGGAGCGTGAGGCAGCAGGCGGCGGAAGGGACGCAGCACCTGCTGGACGAGCTAACGAGCAGGCAGGAGGAGCTGGACCGCGGCGTGGACTCGCTCAACACGCAGCTGCAGAAGTGGGTGCAGACGGTACATTCCCAGCTCGACGAGACCACCTCCAAGTTCGCCACGGCGCAGAGGGAGCTGTCTTCGTCTTTGTCGTCGCCAACAGGAGAGGAGGTCCCACAGCAGTTGGTGCTTACTGATCAATATGCGGGACCGGACGACTCCGACTGTTAATCAAACCTCCCATCCAGTACGGGATTTTTTTCTCTCATATAAATCCTCAGCACTGATGTTTTGATAAATGATTTTCATGATGAAGGATACAGCACAGAGCACACAGCGGTGAGGGCGGATTTTGTAGTTCCACTTTCTTTTTTGCACTCCTAATGTGTGTCAAAGAAGGAACTAATCAATACATTACAATGTAATTACAAGCAATACTGTACTAAGCACTCAGGTTGTCCCCTCCCCCTCTCGCTAACCCATGTGTCTATATAATAATGTCAAATcttaaaaaatgttataaggtATATTTGACAAACTGAGGTCTTTACGGGAACATGAAGTAACTCAACTATTGTACTATTGTATCTGTGCTAATGTGCAGGTACACATTGTTTACACATTGTTAGCAAAATCAAAGTGGGGTTGTGTCATAATAGATGATCATATATTAAAATTGACACGTGATTTATTGTGTTTTCTTTGAAGACATGTATTTTATTCAGGATTGTttgaaagacatgcacctggggataggttgattggcaacactaaattggtccctagtgtgtgaatgtgagtgtgaatgttgtctatctgtgttggccttgcgatgaggtggcgacttgtccagggtgtacaccgccttccgcccaattgcagctgggataggctccacacaccccccgcgaccccgaaccatgaattgattaacgtggaccccgacttaaacaagttgaaaaactttttggggtgttaccatttagtggtcaattgtacggaatatgtactgtactgtgcaatcaaaaaacaagcggtagaaaatggatggatgtttgagcaGATAGAAAACAGTAAAACGTGTAATAGCAATCAGACTTTTTTTTAGTGtagaattactttttaaaatctcTGTACAAATGGgaaaatattgaaaatatatgAAATATCGGATAGTTATTAGGGCCAAAATTAATGGTTTTTACTTTCAATCTaatacaaaacaatttttttaacattCTGTCTCTGTTAAAATTATTTTCCACAAAGGCAAAAAATCAGCCcgcaatcaaacacttatttacccCACTATATGCACCTGTTTAAAGAGAAGTACAGTATAGTATAGAAGTACTGTGTATTAATACAGTACTAATCTGTGTAGTTTGCCAATTCATTGAAGAGAAAAACATACCACTGACtgcaatctatccatccatctattttctaccgctggtcccgTTCAGcatcgcaggggtgctggagcctatttcagctgcattcgggcggaaggcggggtacaccctggacaagtcgc containing:
- the LOC133578699 gene encoding rab5 GDP/GTP exchange factor-like, giving the protein MWTDKQRGIQLSQEKLLCKNTCGYYGNPVWQGFCSKCWREQMRPAEARTQDSRPSNDATPPTFSKFEEKKNMEKSRRINTMRRLFWGGPSPPKQEPSDSHLLVLKAFQNLQPGDFTGFLKILRSTSAQQLQSRCTTFLNTMEAYHHLPVQKLSDLVHDFFQSYAEYFNSFSEAELTQTMEHVEKLIMTRLHKWVFCHDSCDDEQKDLALQRRIRSLAWVTPQMLGVPFPDIQSPITGDPFLPAITAIIEMDAKRAPQDKLVCVSKCSQQVFEALAASNSEPANADDFLSALVYVVLKANPPRLHSNMQYVIRFGLPHSLMAGESGYYFTNLSCAVAFIDKLDGPALNLSPTEFEGYMRHRRGPAAAGSVRQQAAEGTQHLLDELTSRQEELDRGVDSLNTQLQKWVQTVHSQLDETTSKFATAQRELSSSLSSPTGEEVPQQLVLTDQYAGPDDSDC